Genomic segment of Primulina tabacum isolate GXHZ01 chromosome 11, ASM2559414v2, whole genome shotgun sequence:
TTATGACAATAGTGGCTAACAATACCTTCGAATTCCTGTCCTCGAGTGTCAAGATTTGTCATAGTTGCTTGTCCCCGCTCTTTTACCACCACTTTTGTGCTACCGTCTTCCAGATTCAGATATATTATTTCGACCAACCAGAACACTATTAAATCCAACAGGTAGAGAATTCTCTGTATGCAGCCCTATACTAAATAAAGAGAATATGAGATTTAACAGTTCCAAACCCAACCCAGCTTAAAAACTCATCACAACAATTTTCTCCAGTTAAGCTTGTTGTTCTTTCACGTTAAGGCTGAATGATAATAATATGTTAAGTTCTTCATAAGTCATTTTAAACTCCAGGAAATATGTTGTGACCTATCTTGTTTTTCTGGACGATAAAAAGGTGGGTTTGCACACttcataaatgcggaaaatatCCCCTTTCCAGAATACAAGAAATCTAGATATtccattagttttttttttttaaaaacaatttcATAGTGATTAATCAGACCAATTGCCCACTATCAATGTAATctcgtatttgtgaaaataaccGAGCATTCTCTTTCAATTTTCGTGAAATTTCTCATCATTTTCAGCTCGGGTAGGTTCTGAAATTTGGACGAGGGATAACGTTAATGGAAGGATAGACGCCTtcgtgtaaaaaaaaaaaaacactaaaTATTGAAAACTAGAAGAACAAAACGTACCtttgtttttttaaagaaaaaattcgTTGAATGAATTATACAAATCTTGAATATTGTTGGTTCATCTTGATTTATTTGGAGTCCTGATGCTTTTAGGATGCTTAATGTCGTTATGGTTGGTGGTATTCTTTAGAATATCATGGATAGCAAGAAACCGAAATTGAAATGAAGTAGAACAAAAATTAAGGGACAGCATAGTTTGCCATTCGCTCAATATCAAATACCTAAATCTTGTACATTTTCAATCGACAAGATCATGAACCCTTATTTCGTTGCAGACAATATTACAAGACTAACGTAAAAGAAACAACACCTACAAAAATAGAGTGACAAAAAACTCGAAACAACAAGCACAACCTTAAATCCAATAAAAGGAGAAAAAAGAGAACATTCGAAGCAAACACAAAACATTTGACCACATTTGGATTGATTATGTAGTTCGGTTAGCGATAGCTACGATATACCGGAGTATACATACAACTCTCGGCGCACTTGACAAGATCCTTGGGGCGTGGCAGCCTGGAAGCCAAACCTGCACGGCCACAAGAAATAATATCAATCTTATTGTTGGCAATGACCGCAGATCTCAaacgaaaaagaaaaacaattaaATTCATTGTAAATAAGAGTTCCAACCCCCacgatttttattttaaaatcatataacatACAGatatctttatttaaaaaataattcgtCGACTATGATAAAAATCTTATGAATTTGTCCATGAGAACTTACCAAGTTCATATGCCTTTGCAGCAACTTCAGCTGCTATGTGGGCGGAAATCTTTCTAATATTAGTGAATGGTGGATATATCAGTCCCTTGGCATAGTTCTCTTCTGTCACTTGAGCTGCCAAAGCTTCCGCTGCAGCGAAAAAGTTATGACAGAATTGTAAGTTGTGCCCTGAATTGTAGCATTAAAGTGCATTTTAAAGGCTCTGCGGAATACTTACAGGCTGCTAAGAGCAGATCATCATGTACACGTACTGTACCAGACATTATCAAACCCAAACCGAATCCAGGAAATATATAAGCATTATTTGCCTATGAAGAGATGTGCTGGTATTAGAATAGAGGAGGAAGCAAACAAAAATAGTGCTTCTTTAGGTTGTAGATATTAACCTGACCAGGCACAAATACTTTCCCATTGTACTCGACTGGATCAAAAGGACTTCCACTGGCAAAGATGGCACGTCCCTGCAAGTGATATTGTACTGTGAAAACTTACCAAGGTTTTTGGTATGAGCGCATAGGAGTTGAGTCGAGCTTGAGTAGTAGTGCTATCCTTGAATTTGACTCAATTAACAGTTTGACTACAGATTGTGTTTGAGTAGCTCAATGAACAATCAAAACACGAATTTTTATGTTCTTGAGATAGCTAGATCATCTTTCCCTTTTACACCCCTATTTTATAGAATTTAAGAGAGAAAAAGATCCATTTACCTCACTCCACGCATAAGCTTCTTCAGCAGTACACTCTGATTGTGAAGTTGGGTTTGACAGAGCAAGAATCAGAGGTttctatataaattttttttatatatcattAAACCATTAGTTTTAGCACATATTTATGCATTTCAAAGGAGCGACGCAGAGAATATACGTAACCTCATTTGAAGAAGCCATGGTCTCTACGACTTCCTTTGTAAACGTTCTTCCAACACCCGAAGTTCCTATCAGAACTGTTGGCTTTATTGACTGAAATTAGTAGTTATGTTAGATATCAGGCAAAATAATTAGCATTGAGATCTTAGCAATACAAACGGCTCAATCCAAGACACGATCTTCCCACCTTAACTGCATCCCGAAGTTCTTTAACTGGTTCATGATCATGAGCCCATGGTTTCTTGAAATGCTGAAGGGACTCGAGACGAGAACTGACAACTAACCCCTGTTgtcataaatataaaatttaatgataGTAAACACATCTATGAGGTCTGAGGGGATGATGTCTGAAAAACGATAATTTTGTACCCTAGAGTCCACAAGCCAGATTTTCTTCCTTGTCTCTTCGACTGGAGCATTTGTCTGCATCCATGAGTAGAAAACTCAACCAAGAGGAATGATTTAGCATGCACATTATTTAACAGCGATGACAAAAAAACCATACCCTTTTGGATATCTCAAGGGCGATAAGTTCAGCTATACCTGTCCCAGCCTTTAAGAAGCCAAAAATAGAAGTAAGATCACAGGATCTCTGACAAATTGCTTACCACATTTAAAGATGATTTCAGATTTTCAAAGTCGCCCATCCATGCAATTAtggtacgagaattcacaaaacATAGGATGTAGAAAATACATATAATGTATGTAATTAAGCAAGGGGAGTGGGAATTCAAGAATATGTAAATGTAGTCTAACCTCTCCAGCTCCTAGGAATAAGAAAGTATGATCAGCTAAAGTTCCACCAACAAGTTTCAGAGCTGCGACAAGCCCCGCAAGAACCACAGAAGCTGTACCCTGAGAtgccataaaaattcatgatattCTCGACAAAGAGTGTAACCTTAAAAATCAAATACAAGCACCAGAAGATCAGTTTTACCTGGATATCATCATTGAAAATGAGATGAGTCGTTCGGTATTTGGCAAGTAGCTCAAAGGCATTATGATTTGCAAAATCTTCGAACTGACAAAGTTATGGGAATTTGGACCAAATAAGAAATCGAATatcaataattgaaatatggCAAAAGAACATGCCCCACCTGTATCAAGACCTTCTCCCCATAATTTTGCTTGAGTGCAGCCATGAATTCATCGAGGAGATCAGCGTATTCCTGAAAGCAAATTGGGGGATATACTATTACCTTAAACATGCAAAAAAGGACAACTTAAAAATGTACAATCTGTATTCTTATCTTTCAAACGaagttttgaaaagaaaattagGAATTATTTAGACCTGTCCGGTCGCTCTATTTTGCCTCAGACCAATGTAGAATTCATCTTCCAGTAATTTCTTGTTATTTGTGCCGACATCAAGGGTAATAGGCAGGCACTGTCAGGGGAGCACACAAAATTATATTATCAGAGAAAGTTAACTTTATGAGGCTTGAGCAAAAAACTATCAGATATAAGCAAAAGCAAGTATTGATTTATTTAGCCATGTAAAGCTTGAGCTAAAAGTGAGAGCTGTGCTTACAACTGAGGGACGGACTCCTCCAAGTGCAGTATAGAGGGCTAGTTTTCCTACAGGAATTCCCATACCCTGCAACAGTTTTGAACATTTACCTTCTTGTTATTCCTCAGAAAGTATATACTTCAGCTTTTAAGAAAGTATACGATTGAAGGATATATTTGAAACTAAGCTAATTGATTATTTTCACCTGGCAGCCAAGATCTCCAAGTCCTAATATACGCTCTCCATCAGTTACAACAATAACTTGAATCGACTTTTCTGGCCAGTTTTTCAAGACTTCAAGAATCTTCCCCCTGGAGAAGTTGGATAATCGAGAATCAGCAAAAGAAATCACACAGAAAAGTTCTCTATGGGGGTAACATTAACTGGAAAGGAAGCATTCAGTAGTACTTTTCTTTTAAGCTGATAAAGAGACCCTGCGGACGCCTGAAAATGCTGCCATACTTCTGGCAGGCCTCACCAACTATTGGAGTATATACTATGGGTAGAAGTTCTTCAACATGATCAATAAGAAGCTTGTAAAACAGCTTTTCATTTCTCTCCTGCACGTTTAGGAAATGAAATCACATGCGGCTGACTtcaatttatgttttttttgtaAAAGATCAGAGATCATTCCCAATTCTAATAGGATTTTAAGATCATTCGTCACATGCCAAAATACATGTACGCATCAAATCAAATGGTACGTATGTATTAGAGAATTTGTTAAAGTTGACAGACAGAGAAACATATTAATTACTTGTCGAAACGCTCGTTCTTAAACTTAAAACAGAATATATGCATTCATTAAAGTGTGTGTTTCCTACCTGGAGATCCATCATGGCCATATACCGCTGCAATGGCACTTTATACTCACGTAGAGTATTCATAAACCGCTTCTCCTGATGACCCAAATCGGGAATAGTTACGAGAAGAAAAGTATGATGGactaaaaatgaaataataatcaCAAGATCTGTCGTATATATCACCTGAAGCTCTTGAGAAAACACTGTTGGAGGCAAAAGACCAGTCAGGTAATGGGACTCTCTTTCCTTTTCAGTGAAAGCCATTCCTTTGTTGTGATGCGGATCGCGCAACAATGTAGTCCCACTGAATACAGAAACCAAACGAAGTGAAGAAGACCATAATTGGCAGGTTGTATAGAAGAACATATATTGTACACAAGAATCATTAGATCCTGGCAAGCATAATATATACATCAAAGGCCGGAATAATTTTTGACTCGGATTCGAATGGAGGAAAAACATCGCATCATGGGAATCAAGAAACGTGAGATatataaatcaagaaaacagtaaccTGGCAACCGAAACAGTCCATGGGGTGAGAAGCTGATCCTCCGACGCCCTGTCCTCGCCGTACACATCCTCAACACCTCCTCCGACTCCAGCTTTATCCTCTAAATCAAGCACTGATTCTCCGTCCATTTCCTTGAATGTGCTCTCCATTCGAAGAAATACGAATGCAAATGCTCGCCTCTGTCAGTGAAAAAGAATCTATATATTTTCTTGGGAAGAaagataattatatatatgagcTGGTCGAAGTGTGTGTGTACCCCTCGGGTGAGCATAGTATAGGGAGAGAAAGCCGGAGATTTCCGCGTTCTTGGCAACGGTAAACGTTGGTAGTTGGAAGTTACCAAATGCGGCCGTTGAAGATTTCTTGCTTGTGTAGTAAatcaattatattcattgatatTAATGCGGCGTCTATCTGTTTCaataatagataaataaaaataaatttaataattgtaaTTTAGAGATATTGTGTGTTAGTTGCCACTCGCCAGCAGCAAACAAAATATTATCGCTTGTCATTCTTTTTTCCCCTATAACCGACAGATTTTGAGTCACATGCAAATTGAAATATGTTCTactcattaaaatatttttgcttcttctcacacacaaacatatatattatatggtaggtaaaaatttatatgagacggtctcacagatcgtattttgtgagacggatctcttatttgggtcatccattaaaaaatattactttttatgctaatagtattaatttttattgtgaatatcgatagtaTTGAcatatctcacagataaaaattggTGAGACCGTAACCTACTTTATATTAAAAAGTATCTCTATCTATATTTCCATTTTCTTATATTCCAAAATaaacattatttttaattttaaaaaataactccATTACAATACTTTATTACCATAAACAAATGATatttaaaagtttgaaatatgaTAACGCACATCACTATCCAAAAAATCAGTGtctataatattattaaaatatatgtgTTTTTATTTCGATAGATTTGTGAAAAATATCTttataaatatttgaattaaGATTCCGTATACAGCtataattttttaagaaataatATCTGACATCTTCAAATAATCGGATATGAGTATTACTAATTCTTAAAAAATTATGGTTATGTACTAAATCTTGATTCAAACATTGACATATCTATTTTTCAcaaatttaccatttttattacATAATATCTTTAAAAAAATCCCGAAGCGGGTGAGATCCTTGCATGGTTGGAAGTGGTATTTTTTCTAAGGAtgtcaaaatcagacacgaCCCACCAACTCGACACGGTTCAACctgaaaaaaatcaggtttggGTTTGAGGTTTTCGGGTTCGGTAGATTGGGTTGGATCCGATAGCTGACCCGAAAAAAATGATCGAGTTGGGTTGGGTTTGGGTCAACTCgaaaagtttaattttttttaaaaaaatatactaATAAATATtgcttatatttttatatattatatgtctgaaaaaaatatattgtatatttatatcataaattttcataatctaatatttattttgaacaatttttattttttaaacaattgtttatttaatttagtaaatagattttatttttctacaattagatttttaaatttaaataatatatatatgagagatattttattattattattattattattattattagtttaaattaaaatattaatattatttttttgaattttatttaattttttttaaaaaaaattataaaaaattcaaaatcaggtTATACGGGTTGATCGGATTGATACGAGTTCAGTTTCAggttgggttcgggttgaataatttttgaatattattaTTGCTTAACCCAACCCAATCGACACAACCCGCCCAAATTGAcactcatattttttttaattttttttttaaaatgatccGATCAAATATATTTTCTATTTATATTATCAttgtaataaatataattattattacccAATACCTGATTTTCTCCTCTTATTATGTTCATTGTGGGCTTCACTCGTAGCTCAAATGAAGAAAATCACATGGAaagctaaaataaaatacaatttgGTATAAGCAATATTTGATTATTCACCATGTGTATGTTCCCCATCGGGTAGGTTCTCGCATTTCTCCGTCAAATCCAACCAAAACCATGGATCTTCGTCCCAGGAAGAAACGACCCTTTTCTGGCTTCACAAAAGCTGAGGTATTTTCCTCAGTCTTAATACTCAACAATCAATTTTGatggttttttattttattttatttttttgcggGTTTGTGAAATTACACGAATGTTCACGCATCAATTCTGTTAAATGGGGAGAGTAGAGATTGAAGATTCTTGGGATTTTAGAATGGTATTTGGGTGGAATTTTACTATTGATTTGGTGGGTGTAGCTTGAAGAAATACCGCAAAATGATTACTGCTGTCTGAATGCCGGTTAATATAATATGCTCATGCCTTTTGACCAGCCGTAATTCTAAACTCCCAGTGTTTGTAAACTTATCTTTTGTCATTAATCCATCAGCTTGCaagaatggagcaatttctTTATGAATCTCAAGAACAATCTCTGGACGAGGGGTGCTATAAAAAATTGGCTAGAGTCTTCAAGTATGCTTTTTAGAGTACATTAACTGCAAAAGTTTTTAATCTTTAGCTGTTGCTTAAAGGTCGTCTAATTAAAACATATTGAAATAACTTCAAATTCTTCACATTATGTTTGCAGCCGATCTAGTGGTCGTGCTGGGAAACCTCTTTTGAAGTGGACCGAGGTTCTATTTTATCCCTTTCGATGATCATCACTTCATTCCCTGTTATTTGATGGCTGTTTTGGACATTCATGGTGTTGTTGATGGATTTCAGGTTCAAAGTTGGTTTCAGAAGAATCAACAAAAAAGGAGCTCTCGAGAGACCTCCTTGTTCGCAGCCAAAAGGTCTCCTGCTGACCCAGAAGGTCATTCTTCTCATAAAGCACCTGAAAATCCAAAGATGCCTGAAGGTGCATTTGCCTATGTGCCCTTCAAACTAGTGGGTTCATCTGTAAAGTAGAGAAGTCATCTTGTCTACTTTGAATTGTCATTTTTTTGGCTTTACATTTGACATCTGTTTGTTTAGCTGTGATAATATACTATTTTGTTCAGATGTTATAATATAATAGAATGTTTTTGAGAAGTGGTGAAAAGGTCTGCTGAAGGTCATAATTATATTGGGAAaataaaatggatgaaattatatttttaaaaattggaaTGACAATGATGAGATGGTGTTTGGTTTCATTTTAGGAAAAGGGAATTGGTTTCCCAAATCGAAACCAAACAAAGTGTTGGGCTGCTGAAGATTTTCTACATTACGAATTGGGAAGTGCGGCAATAGAAATGGGTTGGAGCGAGTAACTATAGTGCATAGGTAGTAACTAACTGGTAAATCAACCAATTTGATGATATAAAGACTGTCTGGTGtccaaaaaattaatttaaattgaaGATAGACTTGTATTCCCGGTATTGTGATTGCTTGTGAACTTAAACATAGGTTTGGGTTTTTGTGGGTTGATTACTGTTCAAAGGATGTGAGCCCTGAGAAATTTTATGCGATGGCAGGTGAGAAGGATCAAGAACTATCTAGGTTGGAATTCGAAGCAAGGTCATCAAAAGATGGGGCATGGTAAGTCGACTATATCAAGAGTTCAAAGAGAGCTATTGTTTTTGCTATGTGCACTCATTTAACTTCATCTGTAACGTTCAATTCTTATTTCCAACGGCtgtacaataaattttttattgaaCCCACTTACAATAACAACAGGAGTAGGATTATACAGCAGGCCTGACAGTTTTGCAGTCAAACAACTATCACTATTCTCAATTGAGTATCACTTCTAAGTTTTTTGGTTCAATTCTGTGTTGCAGGTACGATGTTAATACTTTTCTCGCTCATCGATTTCTCAGTTCTGGTGATATTGTGAGTAATATAATTTTGCCACTAAAGATGATTATTATGTTGTAAATGCATGTCATCTGCAAGGTGTCTATGAAGCAAAGCTGTCAATAGCGTGTTTTGAACTATTGATTTTGCACATATTCATGAATAGAATGCTAGTTTCGAACTTGGTTCAGCTACTCGATAAACTACTGAACATAATTTCCTGTTAAATCATGTACTTGAGGTAATATTGATTTAAAGAGCACACAAATGGAGGGAAAAAAGGTTTATCGACGCTTCTAGTTTGACAGATTAAGTTCATTGCAGGAAGTTCGTGTGAGATATGTTGGGTTTGGAGCTGAGGAGGACGAATGGGTAAACACTAGAACTGCTGTGCGCCTACGTTCTATTCCATTGGAGCACTCAGAATGCCATAAAGTGAAGGCTGGAGATGTTGTGGTATGCTTCCAGGTACCGTTTGAGACACATATAATACTGGGAAATAAAGCATATTTCTCAACTATTATAGAATGTGTAAACTGTATGATGAGTTTCATTAGTGTTTTCGTGAGGttataaaaacatgatttaaCTAAATGGCAGTGAAGCTTAGTAGAAAGCTGCAGGTAGATTTTGCGACCCTTCAAAGAAAACCAATGAGAAGAAATGAGAGTGATTGCAAATTGTTTTTGATGAATATAACATGACATTTTACGTAGTTTTTGAGTTAAAAATGACATATTAGTACATCAGCTATATCTGCTATAATTTCAAGGATTGGGGTTCGAATGTGTATAACATGTTTACGTCAATACAAATAGGTCTCAGAAGTGGTGCTGTGGATTGATATATTTGGGTAATGAAAAATATGCTTAGGGTTGTTAAATCTCGTGGGCACCGGTTTTTGTGAATGTGTATGGACATTTAGCATCGGATTATGCTTGATAGTATTACATATCTACATGTGTTTTTACTTTTTAGAAGTGTTGCGTCAAATTGGTCGAACCTTCTTATGAAACCTAATTTCTTGTGGAATACTTGCTATTGAGGATTTGTTTTAGGTTGAACCACTGGGATAGCATCTGAGATATCTTGATCTACGattatatatatgcatgtgtatgtatatgttgGGAAATAATATCACAATTCATTTATCTTGATAATTAATAGAACGATGAATACTGGTAACATTTTATAACTGAGCAGTCTGCTTATGCTGAGTTATCCTTGGAATGAACTTATTTTTTAAGATTAAGTTCCATTTTCTGGCCCTATGTTTAGCTGGTACGGACAAGGTAGGGATTGTAGTACACGAGGTAGAACCAATGCTTGAACTGATGCAATTATCGCCTTGAAATCTAAAAAATGGAATAGAGAAAATAATATAACTAACTGGAATTCAGATAATTTCAAGAGTGACTTTTGTAGAAATGAAGTATAGGGGTTGAAACTTGGGATATGTAACAATATTTGATCGAACTTTTTTTGTACTGTAAATCctctataaaaataaaataaatgtatgtgctCGAATGAATCATAAGTACActagtcaagttataatatagTGTACGAATTACGGATATTGTCTCTGCATCATACAATTGTTATGTTCAAGAATCAATACTTGGTAGAGTGTAAACAATAATTTGAATTGTGATTTATCTACtaaattcaaaacaaaatataattcaaagagtaaataaaaataatcaatttaaaatgaatgttga
This window contains:
- the LOC142517919 gene encoding protein SAWADEE HOMEODOMAIN HOMOLOG 1-like; the protein is MDLRPRKKRPFSGFTKAELARMEQFLYESQEQSLDEGCYKKLARVFNRSSGRAGKPLLKWTEVQSWFQKNQQKRSSRETSLFAAKRSPADPEGHSSHKAPENPKMPEGEKDQELSRLEFEARSSKDGAWYDVNTFLAHRFLSSGDIEVRVRYVGFGAEEDEWVNTRTAVRLRSIPLEHSECHKVKAGDVVVCFQVPFETHIILGNKAYFSTIIECVNCMMSFISVFVRL
- the LOC142517918 gene encoding NADP-dependent malic enzyme-like — protein: MLTRGRRAFAFVFLRMESTFKEMDGESVLDLEDKAGVGGGVEDVYGEDRASEDQLLTPWTVSVASGTTLLRDPHHNKGMAFTEKERESHYLTGLLPPTVFSQELQEKRFMNTLREYKVPLQRYMAMMDLQERNEKLFYKLLIDHVEELLPIVYTPIVGEACQKYGSIFRRPQGLFISLKEKGKILEVLKNWPEKSIQVIVVTDGERILGLGDLGCQGMGIPVGKLALYTALGGVRPSVCLPITLDVGTNNKKLLEDEFYIGLRQNRATGQEYADLLDEFMAALKQNYGEKVLIQFEDFANHNAFELLAKYRTTHLIFNDDIQGTASVVLAGLVAALKLVGGTLADHTFLFLGAGEAGTGIAELIALEISKRTNAPVEETRKKIWLVDSRGLVVSSRLESLQHFKKPWAHDHEPVKELRDAVKSIKPTVLIGTSGVGRTFTKEVVETMASSNEKPLILALSNPTSQSECTAEEAYAWSEGRAIFASGSPFDPVEYNGKVFVPGQANNAYIFPGFGLGLIMSGTVRVHDDLLLAASEALAAQVTEENYAKGLIYPPFTNIRKISAHIAAEVAAKAYELGLASRLPRPKDLVKCAESCMYTPVYRSYR